The following is a genomic window from Mycobacteriales bacterium.
TCCAGACGCTGGACGCCGGCGCGGAGGCGGTGCGCCAGGACCCGATCGGCTTCGCCCGGCTGCAGTGGGACACCTGGAGCCCGAACTGCTGGTACGACGAGGCCGAGTTCACCGCCACGGCCGCCGCCTTCGACCATCCCGACTTCGTCCCGATCACGCTGCACGGTTACCGGGTCCGCTGGGGCGCATCACCCCGCGATCCCGCGTACGACGAGTTGGAGCAGCGCATGGCGGCGGTGCGCACGATCGGGGTGCCGACGCTGATGATCCACGGCGGCGCCGACACCTGCGTCGCGCCGGAGGGCAGCGAGGGGAAGGCCGGGCACTTCACCGGGCCGTACCGGCGGGTGGTGGTCCCCGGCGCGGGCCACTTCGTGCCGCGGGAGGCGCCGGGCACGGTCGCCGAACTCGTCGCCGAGCACCTGCGGGCGGTCTGAGTGGACAGCACGCTGACCCACCTGGAGTGCTCGGCCTGCGGGACCCGGTACGAGGCCGATCGCCCGCAGAACCTGTGCCGCTGCGGCCATCCGCTGCTGGCCCGCTACGACCTGGCCGCCGTCACCGTCACCCCGGCCGAGATCGCGGCCCGCCCGCCGGGGCTGTGGCGCTGGGCCGAGCTGCTGCCGGTCCGCGACCCGGCCCACCGGATCACCCTGGGCGAGGGCGACACGCCGCTGCTGCCGCTGGCCGACGGCGTGCTGATCAAGGACGAGGGGCTCAACCCGACCGGCAGCTTCAAGGCCCGCGGAGCGGCGGTCGGCGCGTCCCGGGCCCGCGAGCTCGGTGCCCGGCACGTCGCGCTGCCCACCAACGGCAACGCGGGCGCGGCCTGGTCGGCGTACGGGCGGCGGGCCGGGCTGGAGGTCTCGGTCGCGGTGCCGGCCGGCGCGCCCGCGGTGACCCGGTCCGAGGCGCTGGCCACCGGCGCCGGGACGTACGTGGTGGACGGGCTGATCGGCGACGCCGGCGCGCTGGTCGGCCGGGCCGTGGCCGCGCACGAGGGCTGGTTCGACGTGTCCACGCTCAAGGAGCCGTACCGGGTCGAGGGCAAGAAGACGATGGGCCTGGAGATCGCCGAGCAGCTGGGCTGGCGGGCGCCGGACGTGGTCGTCTACCCGACCGGCGGCGGGGTCGGGTTGATCGGGATCGCGAAGGCGTTCGCGGAGCTGCGGGCGCTGGGCTGGCTGACCGGGCCGCCGACCCGGTTCGTCTCGGCCCAGTCCAGCGGGTGCGCGCCGGTCGTCCGGGCCTTCGAGCTGGGGGCGCAGGAGACGCAGCCCTGGCCCGACCCGGTCACGGTCGCGTACGGGATCACGGTGGCGGCGCCGCTCGGCGGCCCGCAGCTGCTGCGGATCCTGCGGGAGTCGGCCGGCACGGCGGTCGCGGTCGACGACGCCGACGCGCTGGCGACCCGGGCGTCGACGGCGGCCACGGAGGGCGTGCTGCTCTCGCCCGAGGGGGCGGTCGCCCTGCACGCGGTCCGCACGCTGCAGCGGGACGGCTGGGTCACCCCCGGCGAGCGGGTCGTCGTCCTCAACACCGGCAGCGCCCTGATCCAACCCGAGACCCTCCCCACCCCCCACGGCCTCCTCTCCCCCACCGCCTCCCTCCCCTAGCGCCCCCCGACCCGCCATCGGCGCCGCGACCCGCCGTTC
Proteins encoded in this region:
- a CDS encoding threonine synthase, whose translation is MDSTLTHLECSACGTRYEADRPQNLCRCGHPLLARYDLAAVTVTPAEIAARPPGLWRWAELLPVRDPAHRITLGEGDTPLLPLADGVLIKDEGLNPTGSFKARGAAVGASRARELGARHVALPTNGNAGAAWSAYGRRAGLEVSVAVPAGAPAVTRSEALATGAGTYVVDGLIGDAGALVGRAVAAHEGWFDVSTLKEPYRVEGKKTMGLEIAEQLGWRAPDVVVYPTGGGVGLIGIAKAFAELRALGWLTGPPTRFVSAQSSGCAPVVRAFELGAQETQPWPDPVTVAYGITVAAPLGGPQLLRILRESAGTAVAVDDADALATRASTAATEGVLLSPEGAVALHAVRTLQRDGWVTPGERVVVLNTGSALIQPETLPTPHGLLSPTASLP